Proteins from a single region of Juglans microcarpa x Juglans regia isolate MS1-56 chromosome 5S, Jm3101_v1.0, whole genome shotgun sequence:
- the LOC121267077 gene encoding uncharacterized protein LOC121267077: MDQEVEKSLTLAESLDVSNSNRSNHITRVGNLLFRQMLVGIKDGRFFLGTFHCIDKQGNIILQDAVEYRSTQRSSPSPMEQRCLGLILIPSSCRSSCHVDSSIEEQLSLLKV; this comes from the coding sequence ATGGATCAAGAAGTGGAGAAATCCTTGACTCTGGCAGAGAGTTTAGACGTGTCTAACTCAAACCGTTCGAACCACATAACTCGTGTAGGGAATCTGCTGTTTCGCCAAATGCTTGTGGGAATTAAAGATGGACGCTTTTTCTTGGGCACCTTCCACTGCATAGACAAGCAAGGAAACATCATTCTCCAAGATGCTGTGGAGTATCGTAGTACCCAACGGTCCTCTCCTTCTCCCATGGAACAGAGATGCCTGGGTCTCATTCTCATCCCCTCCTCTTGTCGTTCTTCATGTCATGTGGATAGTTCTATTGAAGAGCAATTGTCACTGCTAAAGGTTTAG
- the LOC121268024 gene encoding protease Do-like 5, chloroplastic, whose product MVMVLGSLRPVNSSPIHTITNASSSNSSEKKSQYLTSRRAIVFGPSVLVASLLNFNTLSSSSPPSFHLALAQQQQLDELQQEEDRAVQLFQEASPSVVFIKDLEIDKIPKTSSADVNLIEDENAKVEGTGSGFIWDKFGHIVTNYHVVAKLATDGSGAHRCKVYLVDAKGNGFYREGKIVGVDPAYDLAILKVDAEGYELKPVVLGTSQNLLVGQSCFAIGNPYGYENTLTTGVVSGLGREIPSPNGSAIRGAIQTDADINAGNSGGPLIDSHGHVIGVNTATFTRKGTGVSSGVNFAIPIDTVVRTVPYLIVYGTSYKDRF is encoded by the exons ATGGTGATGGTGTTGGGTTCTCTGCGGCCGGTGAACTCTTCTCCAATTCACACAATTACTAATGCCTCTTCCTCAAATTCTTCAGAGAAGAAGAGCCAGTACCTGACAAGTCGGAGGGCTATAGTTTTTGGTCCAAGCGTTTTAGTGGCTTCCTTGCTCAATTTTAACACTCTTAGTTCCTCATCACCACCTTCGTTTCACCTTGCACTTGCCCAACAGCAACAACTGGATGAGCTTCAGCAAGAAGAAGACCGAGCAGTGCAACTTTTCCAG GAAGCTTCCCCTTCTGTTGTCTTCATTAAAGACcttgaaattgataaaatccCCAAGACCTCTTCTGCTGACGTCAATCTTATTGAGGATGAAAATGCAAAAGTTGAAGGGACAGGTTCAGGCTTCATCTGGGATAAGTTTGGTCACATT GTTACAAACTACCATGTTGTAGCTAAACTGGCTACAGATGGGAGTGGTGCACATCGTTGTAAG GTTTATCTAGTAGATGCAAAAGGCAATGGCTTTTACAGGGAAGGCAAGATTGTTGGTGTTGATCCAGCATATGATCTGGCTATACTTAAG GTTGATGCTGAAGGTTATGAATTAAAGCCTGTTGTTCTTGGCACCTCACAAAACTTACTTGTGGGTCAGAGCTGCTTTGCCATTGGAAATCCTTATGGATATGAGAACACGCTGACAACTGGG GTAGTCAGTGGATTAGGAAGGGAGATACCTTCACCAAATGGAAGTGCTATTCGAGGAGCTATTCAAACAGATGCTGATATCAACGCAG GTAATTCAGGTGGGCCATTAATTGATTCACATGGCCATGTCATTGGAGTTAATACAGCAACTTTTACTCGCAAAG GGACAGGAGTATCATCTGGTGTTAACTTTGCAATACCAATCGACACCGTTGTTCGAACTGTACCTTATCTTATTGTCTATGGAACATCTTATAAAGACAGGTTTTGA
- the LOC121267078 gene encoding uncharacterized protein LOC121267078, with amino-acid sequence MSKTPPNRVGESICKFSSEEYPQKAKGISFFAFLLSIFVYISVFYTFNLSPSYTLFSTTKFWFFISNTLILIIAADYGAFSSSKEKHDDLYEDYMMMMHSQVKNNVSSFVSQYPDVVKESTDPKREDVDHDDDDDFQEKKEILAEDQRDQYLYPESKSIMANISHDSKKPRNHENLQEKKQVLTPQADHKIHARSSRGRKSGKDKLLVIHDESKNMSDNDDQKHDKPSDDQLEDNEFSTMSDEELNRRVEEFIDRFNRQIRLQSYHYKINQHL; translated from the coding sequence ATGTCCAAAACCCCACCAAATCGGGTGGGAGAATCCATCTGCAAATTCTCTTCCGAAGAGTATCCTCAAAAAGCCAAGGGAATTTCCTTCTTTGCCtttcttctctccatttttgtttatatttctgTCTTTTATACCTTCAATCTATCTCCTTCTTATACCCTCTTCAGCACCACCAAGTTCTGGTTTTTCATTTCCAACACTCTCATCCTCATCATTGCTGCTGACTATGGTGCTTTCTCTTCGTCCAAAGAGAAACATGATGATCTTTATGAAGATTACATGATGATGATGCATAGCCAAGTGAAAAATAACGTTTCATCCTTCGTTTCACAATACCCAGATGTTGTCAAAGAAAGTACTGATCCCAAGCGAGAGGACgttgatcatgatgatgatgatgattttcaagaaaagaaagaaatattagcTGAAGATCAAAGGGATCAATATTTATACCCAGAAAGTAAATCTATCATGGCCAATATTAGTCATGATTCGAAAAAGCctagaaatcatgaaaacttgCAAGAAAAGAAGCAGGTTCTTACCCCACAAGCTGATCATAAGATTCATGCAAGAAGTTCTCGTGGAAGAAAGTCAGGAAAAGATAAACTCCTCGTGATTCATGACGAGAGCAAGAACATGTCTGACAATGATGATCAAAAGCATGATAAACCAAGTGATGATCAATTGGAAGATAATGAGTTTTCAACCATGTCCGATGAGGAACTGAACAGAAGAGTTGAAGAGTTTATTGATAGATTTAATAGACAGATTCGGCTTCAATCATATCACTACAAGATAAATCAACATTTATAA
- the LOC121267870 gene encoding peroxisomal (S)-2-hydroxy-acid oxidase-like isoform X1, with product MEITNVSEYEAIAKEKLPKMVFDYYASGAEDQWTLNQNRQAFSRILFRPRILIDVSKIDMTTTVLGFKISMPIMIAPTAMQKMAHPEGEYATARAASAAGTIMTLSSWATSSVEEVASTGPGIRFFQLYVYKDRHVVAQLVRRAERAGFKAIALTVDTPRLGRREADIKNRFVLPPFLTLKNFEGLDMGKMDQANDSGLASYVAGQIDRSLSWKDVKWLQTITDLPIFVKGVITAEDTRLAIQAGAAGIIVSNHGARQLDYVPATIMALEEVVKAAQGRVPVFLDGGVRRGTDVFKALALGASGIFIGRPVVFSLAAEGEAGVRKVLQMLREEFELTMALSGCRSLKEITRDHIVAEWDRPRLPPRL from the exons ATGGAGATCACTAATGTCAGCGAATATGAAGCAATTGCAAAGGAAAAATTGCCGAAGATGGTTTTTGACTACTATGCATCAGGAGCAGAGGACCAATGGACTCTTAATCAGAACCGGCAAGCATTCTCAAGGATTTT GTTTCGACCTCGTATTCTTATTGACGTTAGCAAGATAGACATGACAACAACTGTTTTGGGCTTCAAAATCTCAATGCCCATCATGATTGCTCCTACGGCCATGCAGAAGATGGCTCACCCTGAGG GAGAGTATGCAACTGCAAGAGCAGCATCGGCCGCTGGCACAATCATG ACTCTATCCTCATGGGCTACTTCCAGCGTCGAAGAGGTTGCTTCAACAGGACCCGGCATTCGCTTTTTCCAGCTTTAT GTTTACAAAGACAGGCATGTGGTTGCACAGCTCGTAAGGAGAGCTGAAAGGGCTGGTTTCAAAGCAATTGCCCTTACTGTGGACACTCCAAGGCTTGGTCGCAGGGAGGCTGACATCAAGAACAG ATTTGTGTTGCCCCCATTTTTGACATTGAAGAACTTTGAGGGATTGGATATGGGGAAGATGGATCAG GCTAATGATTCTGGCCTAGCTTCATATGTTGCTGGACAAATTGACCGCTCTCTTAGCTGGAAG GATGTCAAGTGGCTTCAGACAATCACCGATTTACCAATTTTTGTGAAGGGTGTAATTACTGCTGAGGATA CAAGGCTAGCCATACAAGCTGGGGCAGCTGGTATCATCGTGTCCAATCATGGAGCTCGACAACTTGATTATGTTCCTGCAACTATTATGGCTTTGGAAGAG GTTGTCAAAGCTGCACAAGGCCGAGTTCCTGTATTTCTGGATGGCGGAGTTAGGCGTGGGACAGATGTCTTTAAGGCATTGGCTCTTGGAGCATCCGGCATATTT aTTGGAAGGCCGGTGGTTTTCTCATTGGCTGCTGAAGGAGAGGCTGGTGTCCGAAAAGTGCTTCAGATGCTTCGTGAGGAATTTGAACTGACAATGGCATTAAGTGGTTGCCGCTCACTCAAAGAGATTACCCGTGACCACATTGTGGCTGAATGGGACCGTCCTCGTCTTCCACCCAGGCTGTAA
- the LOC121267870 gene encoding peroxisomal (S)-2-hydroxy-acid oxidase-like isoform X2: MKQLQRKNCRRWFLTTMHQEQRTNGLLIRTGKHSQGFCKFRPRILIDVSKIDMTTTVLGFKISMPIMIAPTAMQKMAHPEGEYATARAASAAGTIMTLSSWATSSVEEVASTGPGIRFFQLYVYKDRHVVAQLVRRAERAGFKAIALTVDTPRLGRREADIKNRFVLPPFLTLKNFEGLDMGKMDQANDSGLASYVAGQIDRSLSWKDVKWLQTITDLPIFVKGVITAEDTRLAIQAGAAGIIVSNHGARQLDYVPATIMALEEVVKAAQGRVPVFLDGGVRRGTDVFKALALGASGIFIGRPVVFSLAAEGEAGVRKVLQMLREEFELTMALSGCRSLKEITRDHIVAEWDRPRLPPRL, encoded by the exons ATGAAGCAATTGCAAAGGAAAAATTGCCGAAGATGGTTTTTGACTACTATGCATCAGGAGCAGAGGACCAATGGACTCTTAATCAGAACCGGCAAGCATTCTCAAGGATTTTGTAA GTTTCGACCTCGTATTCTTATTGACGTTAGCAAGATAGACATGACAACAACTGTTTTGGGCTTCAAAATCTCAATGCCCATCATGATTGCTCCTACGGCCATGCAGAAGATGGCTCACCCTGAGG GAGAGTATGCAACTGCAAGAGCAGCATCGGCCGCTGGCACAATCATG ACTCTATCCTCATGGGCTACTTCCAGCGTCGAAGAGGTTGCTTCAACAGGACCCGGCATTCGCTTTTTCCAGCTTTAT GTTTACAAAGACAGGCATGTGGTTGCACAGCTCGTAAGGAGAGCTGAAAGGGCTGGTTTCAAAGCAATTGCCCTTACTGTGGACACTCCAAGGCTTGGTCGCAGGGAGGCTGACATCAAGAACAG ATTTGTGTTGCCCCCATTTTTGACATTGAAGAACTTTGAGGGATTGGATATGGGGAAGATGGATCAG GCTAATGATTCTGGCCTAGCTTCATATGTTGCTGGACAAATTGACCGCTCTCTTAGCTGGAAG GATGTCAAGTGGCTTCAGACAATCACCGATTTACCAATTTTTGTGAAGGGTGTAATTACTGCTGAGGATA CAAGGCTAGCCATACAAGCTGGGGCAGCTGGTATCATCGTGTCCAATCATGGAGCTCGACAACTTGATTATGTTCCTGCAACTATTATGGCTTTGGAAGAG GTTGTCAAAGCTGCACAAGGCCGAGTTCCTGTATTTCTGGATGGCGGAGTTAGGCGTGGGACAGATGTCTTTAAGGCATTGGCTCTTGGAGCATCCGGCATATTT aTTGGAAGGCCGGTGGTTTTCTCATTGGCTGCTGAAGGAGAGGCTGGTGTCCGAAAAGTGCTTCAGATGCTTCGTGAGGAATTTGAACTGACAATGGCATTAAGTGGTTGCCGCTCACTCAAAGAGATTACCCGTGACCACATTGTGGCTGAATGGGACCGTCCTCGTCTTCCACCCAGGCTGTAA